From the Butyrivibrio fibrisolvens genome, one window contains:
- a CDS encoding YitT family protein translates to MTKRKNLSRLLKCYLLITVASFLYGIGTAIFSDPNNIAPGGFTGVAIVLNRIVPLGTGAWFLILNIPILVLGTWKFGWHFICSTLYATGMISFFTDFIARYGKAFIVHDMVLASVFGGLMAGVSMAIIFQQGATSGGSDIIIKLLRLKYPHIKTGGLLFITDIFVIFFATLVIKDIPASLYAFITVFINGIALDKVLYGSDEAKLLFIISDRHASITRRLLKELDLGVTHVYGQGAFSGKDKKVIMCVVRMRISPQAQEIVKEEDPEAFMIITSATEIYGEGYKSYFDDKI, encoded by the coding sequence ATGACTAAGAGAAAAAACTTATCAAGACTATTAAAATGTTATTTGTTGATCACGGTCGCTTCCTTTCTCTACGGCATCGGTACGGCCATCTTTAGTGATCCTAATAATATTGCTCCCGGCGGATTTACCGGTGTAGCTATTGTACTTAACAGAATCGTACCTCTTGGTACAGGTGCATGGTTCCTTATTCTTAATATCCCTATTCTTGTATTGGGTACTTGGAAGTTTGGATGGCACTTTATATGTTCGACGCTGTATGCAACGGGTATGATATCGTTTTTTACCGATTTTATCGCAAGATATGGCAAGGCTTTTATAGTACATGATATGGTCCTTGCTTCGGTATTTGGAGGCCTTATGGCCGGAGTATCCATGGCGATAATATTCCAGCAAGGTGCTACAAGTGGCGGTTCTGATATAATCATTAAGCTCCTTAGACTTAAGTATCCGCATATCAAGACCGGTGGCCTTTTGTTTATAACAGATATCTTTGTAATATTTTTTGCTACACTTGTTATTAAAGATATACCTGCTTCGCTTTATGCATTTATTACTGTGTTTATTAATGGTATCGCTTTGGACAAAGTTCTGTATGGCAGTGATGAAGCCAAGCTTCTTTTCATCATATCCGACAGACATGCATCTATCACCAGAAGGCTTCTTAAGGAGCTTGATCTTGGTGTAACACACGTATATGGTCAGGGAGCCTTCTCTGGCAAAGACAAGAAGGTTATCATGTGCGTTGTAAGAATGAGAATATCGCCTCAGGCTCAGGAGATTGTCAAAGAAG